The Pseudomonas multiresinivorans DNA window CGGCTTTCCAGCTTTCGCCAGGCTTCCCCGGCATCGCCCTGGCCGTTCCAGGCCATCCAGAACGCCATCAGCTCGGTCCGCAGCGGTTCGCTCATCCCGTCACCGAACAGAGCCAGGAAGGCCTGCAGCTTCTCCAGGTGAATATCGTCATCCTGCTGGTAGATGTGCCAGACGAATGGCCGCCCCGCCCACTGCGCCCGCACGAAGGAATCCTCACCACGCACCGCGTTGACATCGCAACTCCACAGGAGCGAGTCATAGTCTTCCTGGCGCACGAAGGGCAGCACCTGCAGGCGCAGGGCTCCGCGCTGGAACTGCTCCCCTGCTTTCAATGTTCTCTGCGCCCAGCGCTCGACATCGGCCAGCACCCTGCCCTCGGGCACCAGCAACAAAGTGCTGTCGGAGTTGGCGGCCAATGCGTCGAGCCAACTGCCCAGCGCGGCATTTTCATAGGCGAACAGGGAGATGCGCCGCTCATGGGCATGCGGGTGCACGCCAAGACTTTCGAGGAATCGAAGGCTGGCCGCCGGGTCGGCCTGGAACGCGTCGCGCCGGGCAATCAGATCGTTCTCGCGCAACAGCCCGCCGGTGGCCGGAGTGAAACCGGGGAAGTAGAAGTACTTCTGCAAACCGCTGACCTGCATCGATGGCAAGCCATGGCAGGACTCGACCCACGGCTCGGCGCTGAGATACTCCAGGTTCAGCCACAGTGGCGGCTGCCGGCGTTGCTTCATCGCTTCTATATAGGCAGGCGGCATTTCGCAGGCGAAGGCCTCGACCACCACATCCGCCACGTGAGAGTCCTGCCAGGGCTTCGGCCACAGGCGTACCTCCACACCGGATTGGCGCTGCGATTCGACCGCGCCATCGGCCGCCGGGCAGATGCGCACGAAGGCAGACAGATCGTCGACCCATAGCCGTACCTGCTGGCCATGTTCGCCGGCCAGTTGGCGAGCCAGTCTCCAGGTGACGCCGATATCGCCATAGTTGTCGACTACGCTGCAGAAAACGTCCCAGCTGGCCATGCGCTCTCCCGAGGATCAGAAGGCACCAGTGTACCCGCGATCCCGGCCGTGCTTCTTAAGCCGATGAATCCCTTGGGAAAAATTTTCAAAAAAGATTTGCCAAGGAGGAAACCTTTGAGTAAAGTGCGCGCCTCGACAGACACAGCGCTGTCGAGAAATCTGGTGAGGTGTCCGAGCGGTTGAAGGAGCACGCCTGGAAAGTGTGTATACGAGAAATCGTATCGAGGGTTCGAATCCCTCCCTCACCGCCAGATTCATGAAAAAGCCCGGCTAAGCAATTAGCCGGGCTTTTTCGTTTTCCCCTTCACACTTTCTTCACCTGTTGCGACCTAGTTGCAAGTTGTCAGTTGGACAAATGCACAACGGCGATTAAACAGTTGTTCGACCATTGTCGACAGTCATCTGAGAGCTTGGTTCCACAGGCCGGAAAGCGGCCTCGGAGCTTGCCTGACGCACTTTGGAAACACTCCTTTGCCAGATTGGACAGTTTTTGCCCAAATCGGCCTCGCACTACTGCGAAGAGCGACCTAACATGAAAAAAAAGTGCCGTACTTGCGCTTGGTCAGTTTACTTACTACAAGTAATGGGTACTATGTAGTCCGGCTAATTTCCCAGTCATGGGAGATTGCTTTTAATGGAAATGTCCACCTTAAGGGGAACACGATGAACAACGTTCTGAAATTCTCTGCTCTGGCTCTGGCTGCTGTTCTGGCCACCGGTTGCAGCAGCCACTCGAAAGAAACCGAAGCACGTCTGACCGCTACTGAAGACGCCGCTGCTCGCGCTCAAGCCCGTGCCGATGAAGCCTATCGCAAGGCTGACGAAGCTCTGGCCGCCGCTCAGAAAGCCCAGCAGACCGCTGACGAGGCTAACGAGCGCGCACTGCGTATGCTGGACAAAGCCAGCCGCAAGTAATAGATCTTCGGATCTGTTCGAAAAAACCGACCCTCCGGGGTCGGTTTTTTTATGCCCGCAAGAAAGTAGCAGGCAAGAAAAAGCCCGCTCGCGGCGGGCTCTTTCGCTGGAGCAGAAAGTTACTGCAGCGGCATCGCATCCTGGTCGACAGTCGCGGCAACCGACCCGCCCTGCTGCACTTGCTGCGGCTGGGCAATGGCAACCGGCAGGCCGTCTTCGGCGGCAACCACTTCACGCACCACGTTCCAGTCCATCTGCATCTGGCTGGCGATGTCTTCGCGCTTGAGCAGGGCGTTGATCACGGCGGTGTGCTTGTCGACGACCGACGGATCACCGTTGTCATCGATCGGCGCATGGGCCTCGAGGTAGATCTTGCCTTCGCTGCGACCGAACTTGTACGGCTCGTTGATGATGCGCACCTTGGTGCCCACCGGGATCATCGAGAACAGCTGGGTCACGTCCCAGTTGTACATGCGGAAGCAACCGTGACTGGTACGAGTACCGATGCCGAACTTCTTGTTCGAACCATGGATCAGGTAGCCGTGGAAGCCCAGGCTCATCTTGTACGGCCCCAGCGGGTTGTCCGGGCCCGGCGGCACCACGGTCGGCAGCGGATCACCATCGGCGGCGTGCTCGGCGCGGATCGACGCCGGCGGATACCAGGCCGGATCCTTGGTCTTGGCGATCACGCTGGTGCTGCCCACCGGCGAACCCCAGCCTTCACGACCGATACCCAGGGCGTAGGTGTAGACGACGTTCTTGTCCTTGGGGAAGTAGTACAGGCGGTATTCGGCGAGGTTGATCACCACGCCTTCGCGCGGGCCGGCCGGCAGCACGAAGCGGGTCGGAATGATGACCTCGGTGCCCACACCCGGCAGCCAGGCATCGACGCCCGGGTTGGCGGCGATCATCTCGGAGTAGCCGAGGCCGTATTTCTCGCCGAGGTCGGCGAAGGTGTCTTCGTACTTGGCCTTGATCACCTGGACCTGGCCGACGATATCGTCGCCCGGCGCCGGCAGCGGCAATTCAATGGCGGAAACAGGGCCGGCCGAGAGCAGCGCGGCGAGGGACAGCGAGCAGGCGGCAATGACGCGCGACAACATCCGAGGATCCTTGACGTGGGCAATGAGCAAAGGGTGATCAGTTTACCACCGCAAGCCCCGCCAACGGGAGATATCAGACGAGCCAGGAACTGCGCGCGCCGCGCTTTTCCTCTTC harbors:
- the earP gene encoding elongation factor P maturation arginine rhamnosyltransferase EarP — translated: MASWDVFCSVVDNYGDIGVTWRLARQLAGEHGQQVRLWVDDLSAFVRICPAADGAVESQRQSGVEVRLWPKPWQDSHVADVVVEAFACEMPPAYIEAMKQRRQPPLWLNLEYLSAEPWVESCHGLPSMQVSGLQKYFYFPGFTPATGGLLRENDLIARRDAFQADPAASLRFLESLGVHPHAHERRISLFAYENAALGSWLDALAANSDSTLLLVPEGRVLADVERWAQRTLKAGEQFQRGALRLQVLPFVRQEDYDSLLWSCDVNAVRGEDSFVRAQWAGRPFVWHIYQQDDDIHLEKLQAFLALFGDGMSEPLRTELMAFWMAWNGQGDAGEAWRKLESRLPEWSAWIGNWQQRLTEQTDLAAGLVRFYTNWL
- the oprI gene encoding outer membrane lipoprotei OprI, whose amino-acid sequence is MNNVLKFSALALAAVLATGCSSHSKETEARLTATEDAAARAQARADEAYRKADEALAAAQKAQQTADEANERALRMLDKASRK
- a CDS encoding L,D-transpeptidase family protein, which encodes MLSRVIAACSLSLAALLSAGPVSAIELPLPAPGDDIVGQVQVIKAKYEDTFADLGEKYGLGYSEMIAANPGVDAWLPGVGTEVIIPTRFVLPAGPREGVVINLAEYRLYYFPKDKNVVYTYALGIGREGWGSPVGSTSVIAKTKDPAWYPPASIRAEHAADGDPLPTVVPPGPDNPLGPYKMSLGFHGYLIHGSNKKFGIGTRTSHGCFRMYNWDVTQLFSMIPVGTKVRIINEPYKFGRSEGKIYLEAHAPIDDNGDPSVVDKHTAVINALLKREDIASQMQMDWNVVREVVAAEDGLPVAIAQPQQVQQGGSVAATVDQDAMPLQ